A portion of the Calliphora vicina chromosome 5, idCalVici1.1, whole genome shotgun sequence genome contains these proteins:
- the LOC135962429 gene encoding m-AAA protease-interacting protein 1, mitochondrial, whose translation MNIPIRNLKIIRGIYKTNLTLQQCAVKGLKSLSCQQQDKINNWQVNNKNNNTYYKTSATAATNILGKLWNLEKHSQIRGYANFSPKPAEREDNLKKKAGNEKDEDEDNKQMPDHGHGRTLPRLMNFPEIMWPSMLNSIKNWIKVQFIIRPYIDREFNIRDFCQGAKKAMQVVSSKLMNGDFTTLNDLVSSEALSELKPVVQKLSVSQRRQLEVKESDIYLTFPYQIGIIFDETNEKVQKRWVEVTMVFHVLRGLQEMRESGEEIPWNMGTLPEYQDKVFVCNYRFIKEFTTGQESDWTINVVNHFKPIDLINELKREE comes from the exons TGCAACAGTGTGCTGTAAAGGGGCTAAAAAGTTTAAGTTGCCAACAGCAGgacaaaataaacaattggCAGGtgaacaataaaaacaacaatacgtACTATAAAACGTCTGCGACTGCCGCCACAAACATCTTAGGAAAATTATGGAATTTAGAAAAACATTCACAAATTAGAGGATATGCTAATTTCTCTCCTAAACCCGCTGAGAGAGAAGATAACTTAAAGAAGAAGGCGGGTAATGAAAAGGATGAAGATGAGGATAATAAGCAAATGCCTGATCATGGTCATGGTCGTACGTTACCACGTCTAATGAATTTCCCGGAAATTATGTGGCCGTCAATGTTGAATTCAATTAAAAACTGGATAAAGGTTCAATTTATAATACGTCCCTATATAGATCGTGAATTTAATATTCGAGATTTTTGTCAAGGAGCTAAAAAAGCTATGCAG GTAGTTTCAAGCAAACTGATGAATGGCGATTTTACAACACTTAATGATCTAGTCAGCTCAGAAGCTCTGTCGGAGCTTAAGCCAGTCGTACAAAAGTTGTCGGTTTCCCAGAGACGTCAGTTGGAGGTTAAGGAGTCTGATATATACCTTACATTTCCCTATCAAATAGGTATAATATTTGATGAGACAAACGAGAAGGTACAAAAGAGATGGGTGGAAGTAACAATGGTCTTTCATGTACTTAGAGGTCTTCAAGAAATGCGTGAATCGGGAGAAGAAATTCCTTGGAATATGGGCACCCTGCCAGAATACCAAGATAAAGTCTTCGTATGCAATTATCGCTTCATCAAAGAGTTCACCACTGGCCAGGAGTCAGATTGGACCATCAATGTTGTCAATCACTTTAAGCCTATTGATTTGATCAACGAGTTGAAAAGGGAAGAATAA